In Deinococcus sedimenti, a single genomic region encodes these proteins:
- a CDS encoding metallophosphoesterase family protein — protein sequence MRLAFISDIHGNIHALTAVKRFLSENIVNQVIVVGDLVGYGASPGPVIDFVKREGWVVGLGSSDMRVAMDMGERADRKGVADQVLNWTKKMLTPDQVDFLRRLPPGGRIMTPVGRVRFFHGSPHDPEQRMDLMAPERELETLADSLGARVVLVGGTHVPFIRVIGDTTFVDPGSVGLTLNHEPGADVVLVDCVGRKPKVTLHKVTYDFASSAFDIMAWNLPPVIADVIRTGRMG from the coding sequence TTGAGACTGGCGTTTATCAGTGACATTCACGGGAACATTCACGCACTGACGGCCGTGAAGCGGTTCCTGTCGGAGAACATCGTGAATCAGGTGATCGTCGTCGGGGATCTGGTGGGGTATGGGGCCAGCCCGGGTCCGGTCATCGATTTCGTGAAGCGGGAAGGCTGGGTTGTGGGCCTGGGGTCCAGTGACATGCGTGTCGCCATGGACATGGGCGAACGGGCGGACCGGAAGGGCGTGGCGGATCAGGTGCTGAACTGGACGAAGAAGATGCTGACGCCGGATCAGGTGGATTTCCTGCGTCGGCTGCCGCCGGGCGGGCGGATCATGACGCCGGTGGGGCGCGTGCGGTTCTTCCATGGCAGTCCGCATGACCCGGAGCAGCGCATGGACCTGATGGCGCCCGAGCGGGAACTGGAGACGCTGGCGGATTCGCTGGGAGCGCGGGTGGTGCTGGTGGGTGGGACGCACGTGCCGTTCATCCGGGTGATTGGAGATACGACGTTCGTGGATCCGGGCAGCGTGGGCCTGACGCTGAATCACGAGCCGGGTGCGGATGTGGTGCTGGTCGATTGCGTGGGCCGCAAGCCGAAGGTGACGCTACATAAGGTCACGTACGATTTCGCGTCGAGTGCGTTCGACATCATGGCGTGGAACCTGCCGCCGGTGATCGCGGACGTGATCCGCACGGGCCGCATGGGCTAG
- the lnt gene encoding apolipoprotein N-acyltransferase, with amino-acid sequence MPTPATGLLLGLLLAACGLPLPWSALSFIPLTLILVFTARADTPRHAAGRAFWVGFGYFGLHLWWLGAFLVNLLGFPPLGAAAALLFALEGAFLVITAFLATSVARTRTGRIWTLAGAWVILEWLRFLGPLAFPWPTLGYTLLPTPAIQIADLGGVLLGSVLISFTAASLAHAWTERGQWGRRPLAPALLAAIAWAAALGYGLTRTPGTGPEQPMRVMRVTFDVFARASNSSDAIAEFEAQRAASLNRPQGSVVVWSESATRNQSTPAQPRTAIPGFPGPGITGYSGAQFTPLPNNQYRTEEFNTVTTLDTAGRIQSVNAKAQPVPFGELFPLRPILNPIYGLLERNLGFTLGSMPRNLTPTPLSLNGVLYGAYICYDSVFPRVARALAAQGAQVLVNPSNDGWYQGWGVQQHFSMGRVRAIETRRWLVRSVNNGVAGAVNDLGQPVQIVESGDELQVLDVRPRLLTGTTLYVRLGDWPALVLALSMVVYGMTRRERML; translated from the coding sequence ATGCCCACCCCCGCCACCGGCCTCCTCCTCGGACTGCTGCTCGCCGCCTGCGGCCTCCCGCTCCCCTGGAGCGCCCTGAGCTTCATCCCGCTGACCCTGATCCTCGTCTTCACCGCCCGTGCCGACACGCCCCGCCACGCCGCCGGACGAGCCTTCTGGGTGGGCTTCGGGTACTTCGGCCTGCACCTGTGGTGGCTGGGCGCGTTCCTCGTGAATCTCCTCGGATTCCCACCCCTCGGCGCGGCCGCCGCTCTCCTGTTTGCCCTGGAAGGCGCGTTCCTGGTCATCACGGCCTTCCTGGCCACCAGCGTCGCCCGCACCAGAACCGGTCGCATCTGGACCCTCGCGGGCGCGTGGGTCATCCTGGAATGGCTGCGGTTCCTCGGCCCGCTCGCATTCCCCTGGCCGACCCTCGGGTATACGCTGCTGCCCACCCCCGCCATCCAGATCGCGGACCTGGGCGGCGTCCTCCTGGGCAGCGTGCTGATCTCCTTTACCGCCGCCAGCCTCGCCCACGCCTGGACCGAACGCGGACAGTGGGGGAGACGTCCCCTCGCACCCGCCTTGCTGGCGGCCATCGCCTGGGCCGCTGCCCTCGGCTACGGCCTCACCCGCACCCCCGGCACCGGACCCGAACAACCCATGCGCGTCATGCGCGTCACCTTCGACGTGTTCGCGCGGGCCAGTAACTCCTCCGACGCCATCGCGGAATTCGAGGCGCAACGAGCCGCCAGTCTCAACCGGCCCCAAGGCAGCGTCGTCGTCTGGAGTGAAAGTGCCACCCGTAACCAGTCCACACCTGCTCAGCCACGCACCGCCATCCCTGGCTTCCCAGGACCTGGAATCACCGGGTACAGCGGCGCGCAGTTCACGCCACTCCCGAACAACCAGTACCGCACCGAGGAATTCAACACCGTCACCACCCTCGACACCGCAGGCCGCATCCAGAGCGTCAATGCCAAGGCTCAACCCGTCCCCTTCGGCGAACTGTTCCCTCTGCGCCCCATCCTGAACCCCATCTATGGCCTGCTCGAACGCAACCTCGGCTTCACGCTCGGCAGCATGCCCCGCAACCTCACTCCCACGCCCCTCAGCCTGAATGGCGTGCTGTACGGCGCGTACATCTGCTACGACAGCGTGTTCCCGCGGGTGGCCCGCGCTCTGGCCGCGCAGGGCGCGCAGGTTCTCGTGAACCCCAGCAACGACGGCTGGTACCAGGGCTGGGGCGTGCAGCAGCACTTCAGCATGGGCCGAGTCCGCGCCATCGAAACGCGCCGCTGGCTGGTGCGCAGCGTCAACAACGGTGTCGCCGGGGCGGTGAACGATCTCGGCCAGCCCGTGCAGATTGTCGAGAGCGGTGACGAGTTGCAGGTGCTTGATGTCCGCCCCAGGCTCCTGACGGGAACCACGCTGTACGTCCGCCTGGGCGACTGGCCCGCGCTGGTGCTGGCATTGAGCATGGTCGTGTACGGGATGACGCGGCGCGAGCGGATGCTCTGA
- a CDS encoding tyrosine-type recombinase/integrase, protein MSEITPYLGDRLAQARALAGLSDEALRVRAITAARDKSFEDLWSLTLAYLSSDTSAGVKLSPHTLRAYRKGVEVLLEHASSNAWNLLHPGRREPGLYVAALTASGLKPATVMARVAAAGALYRALRWAGATDADPFADVKRPKDRTKGVVKNPPYREDFVQAMLVEADPHEAALLLLLTHAGLRIAEALAVEWVHVNLSGRRLLVAHGKGDKARMVPMSARLREALEVLRGAAPSQGFVLPWRAYSTAYERLQRVALRCGREHEFRGFHAGRKYAGTQLYAAVKDFTRVAGFLGHEQVDTTRRYVEVPEDDLAEAIEAFR, encoded by the coding sequence ATGTCAGAGATCACGCCCTACCTCGGCGACCGGCTGGCCCAGGCCCGTGCCCTTGCCGGACTGTCCGACGAGGCCCTGCGCGTCCGCGCCATCACCGCCGCCCGCGACAAGTCCTTCGAGGACCTGTGGTCCCTGACACTCGCGTACCTGAGCAGCGACACCAGCGCCGGCGTGAAACTCAGCCCGCACACCCTGCGCGCCTACCGCAAGGGCGTCGAGGTGCTGCTGGAGCACGCGTCGTCGAACGCCTGGAACCTGCTGCACCCGGGTCGCCGTGAGCCTGGGCTGTACGTGGCCGCGCTGACGGCGTCCGGCCTGAAGCCCGCGACGGTCATGGCCCGCGTGGCAGCCGCCGGGGCGCTGTACCGGGCGCTGCGCTGGGCCGGTGCCACGGATGCCGATCCGTTCGCGGACGTGAAGCGCCCCAAGGACCGCACGAAGGGCGTGGTGAAGAATCCACCGTACCGGGAGGATTTCGTGCAGGCCATGCTGGTCGAGGCGGACCCGCACGAGGCGGCGCTGCTGCTGCTGCTCACGCATGCGGGCCTGCGGATCGCGGAGGCCCTTGCGGTGGAGTGGGTGCATGTGAACCTGTCCGGGCGTCGCCTGCTGGTCGCGCACGGCAAGGGGGACAAGGCGCGGATGGTCCCCATGAGTGCCCGCCTGCGCGAGGCGCTGGAGGTGCTGCGGGGTGCGGCGCCTTCCCAGGGGTTCGTGCTGCCCTGGCGGGCGTATTCCACGGCGTATGAGCGGTTGCAGCGGGTGGCCCTCCGGTGCGGGCGGGAACATGAGTTCCGGGGCTTTCACGCGGGCCGGAAGTACGCCGGGACCCAGCTGTACGCGGCGGTCAAGGATTTCACGCGGGTGGCGGGTTTCCTTGGGCACGAACAGGTCGACACGACGCGCCGGTACGTGGAGGTTCCGGAGGACGACCTGGCGGAGGCCATCGAGGCATTCCGGTAG
- a CDS encoding diacylglycerol/lipid kinase family protein, whose amino-acid sequence MTGNAPTSTGTLNGKRILVVFNPKSGSGDSELPEFIRLLKEAGADVTERELQPDTPMADYVTDIEQFTYLVGAGGDGTVSSLAYASRYKNVPMLAFPAGTANLIAQNLDLPQDAKSLAEIMIEGHALRVDMGEITVKDEKSGFCMLAGAGADASMIRDSEELKERFGVMAYVMSAMKQLNPKKTVFHLKIDGEVRDFEGIGVMVANFGMANYRLPITSDISPSDGRFTVILLKAGNIMRLIPNLIDSVRVKLNLGDPIFSGNLETIEARHIEIDADDPFPLQYDGELHVETTPFTAQILPGAIRFLTAAKRDDIET is encoded by the coding sequence ATGACAGGCAACGCTCCTACCTCCACCGGGACCCTCAACGGGAAACGAATCCTCGTGGTCTTCAATCCCAAAAGCGGCAGCGGCGACAGCGAACTGCCCGAATTCATCCGCCTGCTCAAGGAAGCCGGCGCAGACGTGACCGAACGCGAACTTCAACCCGATACCCCCATGGCCGACTACGTGACGGACATCGAGCAGTTCACGTACCTCGTCGGAGCGGGCGGGGACGGCACCGTCAGCAGCCTCGCCTACGCCTCGCGGTACAAGAACGTCCCGATGCTGGCGTTCCCGGCCGGCACCGCGAACCTCATCGCGCAGAACCTCGACCTCCCGCAGGACGCGAAGTCCCTCGCGGAGATCATGATCGAGGGCCACGCCCTGCGGGTGGACATGGGTGAAATTACTGTCAAGGACGAGAAGAGCGGCTTCTGCATGCTGGCCGGTGCAGGCGCGGACGCCAGCATGATCCGCGACAGTGAGGAACTCAAGGAACGCTTCGGCGTCATGGCGTACGTCATGAGCGCCATGAAGCAACTCAACCCCAAGAAGACCGTCTTCCACCTGAAGATCGACGGTGAGGTGCGCGACTTCGAGGGGATCGGCGTGATGGTCGCGAACTTCGGCATGGCGAACTACCGCCTGCCGATCACCAGTGATATCAGCCCCAGCGACGGCCGCTTCACCGTGATCCTGCTGAAAGCCGGGAACATCATGCGGCTCATCCCGAACCTGATCGACTCGGTCCGCGTGAAACTCAACCTGGGTGACCCCATCTTCAGCGGCAACCTGGAAACGATCGAGGCGAGGCACATCGAGATCGACGCGGACGACCCCTTCCCGCTGCAGTACGACGGTGAACTGCACGTCGAGACGACACCGTTCACCGCGCAGATCCTGCCCGGCGCGATCCGCTTCCTGACCGCCGCGAAACGCGACGACATCGAAACCTGA
- a CDS encoding IPT/TIG domain-containing protein, whose product MLRFFVASLLMAGGLVACAPAQQGASQMVTVTPMLIKVSEGAARSGTVTIQGRYLGGPSAGKVRLGATEQGEGGYVFPAAAVQSWTDTQIVLTVPADAPVGGSWLFVEVGGMRSTGLPFSVRQ is encoded by the coding sequence ATGCTGCGTTTCTTTGTTGCTTCTTTACTGATGGCTGGCGGTCTGGTGGCGTGCGCCCCAGCTCAGCAGGGCGCGTCCCAGATGGTGACGGTCACGCCCATGCTGATCAAGGTGTCCGAGGGGGCCGCGCGGAGCGGCACGGTGACCATTCAGGGTCGTTACCTGGGCGGACCCAGCGCCGGCAAGGTGCGGCTCGGGGCGACCGAGCAGGGTGAGGGCGGGTACGTGTTCCCGGCGGCGGCCGTGCAGTCGTGGACGGACACGCAGATCGTGCTGACCGTCCCGGCCGACGCGCCGGTCGGCGGCAGCTGGCTGTTCGTCGAGGTCGGCGGGATGCGGTCCACGGGCCTGCCGTTCAGCGTCAGGCAGTAA
- the hisS gene encoding histidine--tRNA ligase, with amino-acid sequence MAINRPKGTEDHLPALSPKLTLDVSAQAHGWLVEKARRVLERAGAQRIDTPLFEEADLVKRGVGGSTDIVRKEMFTVYYFGDHGGYILRPEGTAAIVRAYLQNGLKQLPAPLKLWTHGPMFRAERQQRGRLRQFHQVDYEVLGSTDALVDAEAIALMVGVVRELGLTGVRVKLGSIGDPEDRERYNTYLRELFTPQLERLSDDSKDRLTRNPMRILDSKSAGDQELLAELGVRPMLDFLGEEAGAHFRTVQAYLTEWGVEYDIDPSIVRGLDYYRLTAWELHHEGVGAKSALGGGGRYDGLAQELGSKETIPGIGWAFGVERLLLALEAEGMALPEIAGPLLYVAALDEVNVPHAARTAMSARAHARAEFAYRAMKPAAAFRDAERRGAHWVALLGTDEVTQGTLSLKNIRTGEQRSLAAADLATFLQEHV; translated from the coding sequence ATGGCGATCAACCGCCCCAAGGGCACAGAAGATCACCTCCCGGCCCTGAGTCCGAAACTCACGCTTGACGTTTCGGCTCAGGCGCACGGCTGGCTGGTGGAGAAGGCAAGGCGCGTCCTGGAACGCGCAGGCGCGCAGCGCATCGACACGCCCCTGTTCGAGGAGGCGGACCTCGTCAAACGCGGCGTGGGGGGCAGCACGGACATCGTCCGTAAGGAGATGTTCACCGTGTACTACTTCGGGGATCACGGCGGGTACATCCTGCGGCCCGAGGGCACGGCGGCGATCGTGCGCGCGTACCTGCAGAACGGACTGAAGCAGCTGCCCGCACCACTGAAGTTGTGGACGCATGGACCGATGTTCCGCGCGGAGCGGCAGCAGCGCGGGCGCCTGCGGCAGTTCCATCAGGTGGATTACGAGGTGCTGGGCAGCACGGACGCGCTCGTGGACGCTGAGGCGATTGCGCTGATGGTCGGCGTGGTACGCGAACTGGGCCTGACGGGCGTGCGCGTGAAGCTGGGCAGCATCGGCGACCCGGAGGACCGTGAGCGGTACAACACGTACCTGCGTGAGCTGTTCACGCCGCAGTTGGAGCGCCTGTCGGACGACTCGAAGGACCGCCTGACCCGCAACCCGATGCGCATCCTGGACAGCAAGAGCGCCGGCGATCAGGAACTCCTCGCGGAACTCGGCGTGCGGCCCATGCTGGACTTCCTGGGTGAGGAGGCGGGCGCGCACTTCCGCACCGTGCAGGCCTACCTGACCGAGTGGGGCGTCGAGTACGACATCGACCCGAGCATCGTGCGCGGCCTGGACTACTACCGCCTCACCGCGTGGGAACTCCACCACGAGGGCGTCGGCGCGAAGTCCGCGCTGGGCGGCGGGGGCCGCTACGACGGCCTCGCGCAGGAACTCGGCAGCAAGGAGACCATCCCCGGGATCGGCTGGGCGTTCGGCGTCGAACGGCTCCTGCTAGCGCTGGAAGCCGAGGGCATGGCCCTCCCGGAGATCGCCGGGCCGCTGCTGTACGTCGCCGCGCTGGACGAGGTGAACGTCCCGCACGCCGCGCGGACCGCCATGAGCGCCCGCGCGCACGCCCGCGCGGAATTCGCATACCGCGCGATGAAACCCGCCGCCGCCTTCCGCGATGCTGAACGGCGTGGCGCGCACTGGGTGGCCCTTCTCGGGACCGACGAGGTCACGCAGGGCACCCTCAGCCTCAAGAACATCAGGACCGGTGAGCAGCGCAGCCTCGCCGCCGCCGACCTCGCCACCTTCCTTCAGGAGCACGTATGA
- the aspS gene encoding aspartate--tRNA ligase, whose amino-acid sequence MKRTAMIGHLTPAHAGQTVTLQGWVNRRRDLGGLIFLELRDRSGLVQVQVEPDSAAFADADRLRAEYVAEIEGTYQARPESQRKGGLADYEVIATRVKVLNTAKTTPFELEKGDSVAEDIRLKFRYLDLRRPEMQRNLVLRSKAVAAVTEYLDREGFVQVETPMLTKSTPEGARDFLVPSRQNPGEFYALPQSPQLFKQMLMIAGYDRYYQLARCFRDEDLRADRQPDFTQLDMEMSFVELDDVLSTQEGLMAHVFRETMGVDLPVPFPRMAYMDAMNLYGSDKPDLRFDLKFTDVTDLFQGGEFKAFATAQAVKVIAAPELTRKQIDELERIAKQNGAGGLAWLKRDGDGFTGGISKFVTAQAAELIARTGVEQGGTLLFTAGEWKKAVGALGAVRLALRDLFDLAAAGPQFHVSWVTEFPQLEFDDDSGTWTYMHHPFTAPHPDDLNLFGTDRQGEIRAQAYDLVLNGFEVGGGSIRIHDPAVQAQMFQAIGFSAEQAREKFGFFMDALEYGTPPHGGIAWGFDRLIMVMSGATSIREVIAFPKNNRGVDLMALAPSPVEPGQLADVGLSVAASDI is encoded by the coding sequence ATGAAACGCACCGCCATGATCGGCCACCTCACGCCCGCGCACGCCGGGCAGACCGTCACCCTGCAGGGCTGGGTGAACCGCCGCCGCGACCTGGGCGGCCTGATCTTCCTGGAACTGCGCGACCGCAGCGGGCTGGTGCAGGTGCAGGTCGAACCGGACTCCGCCGCGTTCGCCGACGCGGACCGCCTGCGCGCCGAGTACGTCGCGGAGATCGAGGGCACGTACCAGGCCCGCCCCGAGAGCCAGCGCAAGGGGGGCCTCGCGGACTATGAGGTCATCGCCACGCGCGTGAAGGTGCTGAACACCGCGAAGACCACGCCCTTCGAACTGGAGAAGGGGGACAGCGTCGCCGAGGACATCCGCCTGAAGTTCCGGTACCTCGACCTGCGCCGCCCGGAGATGCAGCGCAACCTCGTCCTGCGCAGCAAGGCCGTCGCCGCCGTCACCGAGTACCTCGACCGCGAGGGTTTCGTGCAGGTCGAGACGCCCATGCTCACCAAGTCCACGCCCGAGGGCGCCCGTGACTTCCTGGTGCCCAGCCGTCAGAACCCCGGCGAGTTCTACGCGTTGCCGCAGAGTCCGCAGCTGTTCAAGCAGATGCTGATGATCGCCGGGTACGACCGGTACTACCAGCTGGCCCGCTGCTTCCGCGACGAGGATCTGCGCGCCGACCGTCAGCCGGACTTCACGCAGCTCGACATGGAGATGAGCTTCGTGGAACTCGACGACGTCCTGAGCACCCAGGAGGGCCTGATGGCCCACGTGTTCCGCGAGACGATGGGCGTCGACCTGCCCGTGCCGTTCCCGCGTATGGCGTACATGGACGCCATGAACCTCTACGGCTCGGACAAGCCGGACCTGCGCTTCGACCTGAAGTTCACGGACGTCACCGACCTGTTCCAGGGCGGCGAGTTCAAGGCCTTCGCCACCGCGCAGGCCGTCAAGGTGATCGCCGCGCCCGAACTGACCCGCAAGCAGATCGACGAACTCGAACGCATCGCCAAGCAGAACGGCGCCGGGGGGCTCGCGTGGCTCAAACGCGACGGCGACGGCTTCACCGGCGGCATCAGCAAGTTCGTGACTGCGCAGGCGGCCGAACTGATCGCCCGCACTGGCGTCGAACAGGGCGGCACGCTGCTGTTCACCGCCGGGGAGTGGAAGAAGGCCGTCGGGGCACTCGGCGCGGTCCGCCTCGCCCTGCGCGACCTGTTCGACCTCGCCGCCGCCGGGCCGCAGTTCCACGTCTCCTGGGTCACGGAGTTCCCCCAGCTGGAATTCGACGACGACAGCGGCACCTGGACGTACATGCACCACCCCTTCACCGCCCCCCACCCCGACGACCTGAACCTGTTCGGCACCGACCGCCAGGGGGAAATCCGCGCGCAGGCGTACGACCTCGTCCTGAACGGCTTCGAGGTCGGCGGCGGCAGCATCCGCATCCACGACCCCGCCGTCCAGGCGCAGATGTTCCAGGCGATCGGTTTCAGCGCCGAGCAGGCCCGCGAGAAATTCGGGTTCTTCATGGACGCCCTGGAGTACGGCACGCCCCCCCACGGCGGCATCGCCTGGGGTTTCGACCGCCTGATCATGGTCATGAGCGGCGCGACCAGCATCCGCGAGGTCATCGCCTTCCCGAAGAACAACCGCGGCGTGGACCTCATGGCCCTGGCACCCTCCCCCGTCGAGCCGGGCCAGCTGGCCGACGTCGGCCTGAGCGTGGCGGCTTCCGATATCTGA
- a CDS encoding alpha/beta fold hydrolase translates to MRGQPTYLTVNGLRTHAWKRGRGAPLVIVPGLGCASWMYARLARELARERTVFVYDPPGHGDSEGRSDYPVCIEHLTDHLAQWLQAAGLSGSPVFGHSLGGEVMFDLAARHPSLSPALIACAPTGIPENPSVRLQLLRLLRDLPRERPGLLWPGLRAYRRCGGRRMLLLARDQEAHMTGPLLPQVRVPTLLIDGAADPVIQTWTVERISSDIEGAIVWQIPGAPHGLTDTHPRAVAQLTLEFLRMVGV, encoded by the coding sequence TTGAGGGGACAGCCGACGTACCTCACCGTCAACGGACTGCGCACTCACGCGTGGAAGCGTGGGCGTGGCGCGCCGCTCGTCATCGTGCCCGGACTGGGCTGCGCCTCCTGGATGTACGCCCGACTGGCCCGCGAACTCGCGCGTGAACGCACCGTCTTCGTGTACGACCCCCCCGGTCATGGGGACAGTGAGGGCCGCTCCGACTACCCGGTGTGCATCGAGCACCTCACGGACCACCTGGCGCAGTGGTTACAGGCGGCAGGGTTGTCTGGAAGCCCGGTCTTCGGGCACTCCCTGGGGGGAGAGGTGATGTTTGATCTCGCGGCCCGGCACCCCAGCCTGAGCCCGGCCCTTATTGCGTGTGCTCCGACTGGTATTCCGGAGAACCCCAGCGTTCGGCTGCAGTTGTTGCGCCTGCTGCGCGACCTGCCGAGAGAACGGCCGGGTCTGTTGTGGCCGGGGTTGCGGGCCTACCGGCGGTGCGGGGGACGCCGGATGCTCCTGCTGGCGCGTGATCAGGAAGCCCACATGACGGGACCGTTACTGCCGCAGGTGAGGGTACCGACGCTGCTCATTGACGGGGCGGCCGATCCGGTGATCCAGACCTGGACGGTCGAACGGATTTCCTCGGACATCGAGGGGGCCATCGTGTGGCAGATTCCAGGTGCGCCGCATGGCCTCACGGATACCCACCCACGGGCCGTGGCTCAGCTGACGCTGGAATTTCTTCGAATGGTCGGAGTCTGA
- a CDS encoding alpha/beta fold hydrolase yields MATESFTHDGAHLSVRRTGGGPPIVLVHGLSGSTRWWRLNVPALKQDHSVYSLDLSGYGLSRGRPSRTVREAAALIAAWLDDRDLRDVTLIGHSMGGQISLHVAAQRPDRVTRLVLVCASGLLRANPARTALHLPRAAWLGDRRFIGRIVLDGLRAGPLNLWRNATDLLRDSVQDILPLIRVPTLIIWGERDILVPLPVGELLHAALPGSRFEVIPRAGHVAMVDAPEQFNSLVLDFLNRGEVRPSI; encoded by the coding sequence GTGGCCACCGAGTCCTTCACACATGACGGCGCGCACCTGAGCGTCCGACGCACCGGTGGTGGCCCGCCCATCGTGCTGGTTCACGGCCTGAGTGGCTCCACCCGCTGGTGGAGACTCAACGTCCCCGCACTGAAACAGGATCACTCGGTTTACAGTCTGGATCTCAGCGGGTACGGCCTGTCCCGGGGGCGCCCATCGCGCACCGTGCGCGAGGCGGCCGCGCTGATCGCCGCGTGGCTGGATGACCGAGACCTGCGCGACGTCACCCTGATCGGTCACTCCATGGGAGGGCAGATCAGCTTGCATGTCGCCGCGCAACGACCAGACCGCGTGACGCGCCTCGTGCTCGTGTGTGCCAGTGGACTGCTGCGCGCCAACCCGGCCAGAACGGCGCTGCACCTGCCGCGCGCCGCCTGGCTGGGTGACCGCCGCTTCATCGGCCGCATCGTCCTGGACGGCCTGCGCGCTGGGCCGCTCAACCTGTGGCGCAACGCGACCGATCTGCTGCGCGACAGCGTGCAGGACATCCTGCCGCTCATCCGCGTGCCGACTCTCATCATCTGGGGAGAACGGGATATCCTCGTGCCTCTCCCGGTGGGCGAGTTGCTGCACGCGGCGCTGCCCGGCTCCAGGTTCGAGGTGATTCCCCGCGCTGGTCACGTGGCGATGGTGGACGCGCCCGAACAATTCAACTCGCTGGTGCTCGACTTCCTGAACAGGGGAGAGGTCAGGCCATCCATTTGA